In Abyssisolibacter fermentans, a genomic segment contains:
- a CDS encoding RidA family protein: MNVIYTEKAPNAVGPYSQGMKVGNMVFTSGQIPLDPATGKLVEGDIQAEARQSLENLKAVLEEAGAKLENVVKTTVFIQDMAQFGQINEIYGQYFKDHKPARSCVQIGKLPLGANVEIEAIAVIE, from the coding sequence ATGAACGTAATTTATACAGAAAAAGCACCAAATGCAGTAGGACCTTATTCACAAGGAATGAAAGTAGGAAACATGGTATTCACATCAGGACAAATACCACTAGATCCTGCAACAGGAAAACTTGTTGAAGGCGATATCCAAGCAGAAGCTCGTCAATCTTTAGAAAACTTAAAGGCTGTATTAGAAGAAGCTGGTGCTAAATTAGAGAATGTTGTTAAAACAACTGTATTTATTCAAGATATGGCTCAATTTGGACAAATCAATGAAATATATGGACAATATTTCAAAGATCACAAACCAGCTAGATCTTGCGTACAAATTGGTAAATTACCATTAGGTGCAAATGTTGAAATAGAAGCAATAGCTGTTATAGAGTAA
- a CDS encoding helix-turn-helix transcriptional regulator, translated as MNKDIHPILKNMIPIIQGIAKTFGQNCEVVLHDLIDPRKSVIAIVNGHVTERELGSPLTERGLKAVRNKEYENDLIKYKTVTSDGRTLKSSTIFIKDEKDKVVGCMCINYDITEFVVAKKVINEMVETLEDSMEKEEETYSNNINDILYSVVEKVLSSLGKPIAYLNKDEKVNIVKQLDEKGTFLIKGAVEYVAEVLCVSRYTVYNYLDEIRAEGR; from the coding sequence ATGAATAAAGACATTCATCCTATTTTAAAAAATATGATTCCTATAATACAGGGTATAGCAAAAACCTTTGGGCAGAATTGTGAAGTTGTTTTACATGATTTAATAGACCCTCGAAAATCGGTTATTGCTATTGTAAACGGACATGTTACAGAGAGAGAATTAGGAAGCCCCTTAACCGAAAGAGGACTTAAGGCAGTCAGAAATAAAGAGTATGAAAATGATTTAATAAAATATAAAACAGTTACTTCGGATGGTAGAACCTTGAAGTCATCGACTATTTTCATAAAAGATGAAAAAGATAAAGTAGTAGGATGTATGTGTATTAATTATGATATAACAGAGTTTGTAGTAGCAAAAAAAGTTATAAATGAAATGGTTGAAACTCTTGAGGATAGTATGGAAAAGGAAGAAGAAACTTATAGTAATAACATTAATGATATTCTTTATTCAGTTGTTGAAAAAGTTTTAAGTAGTTTAGGAAAGCCAATAGCATATCTTAATAAAGATGAAAAAGTAAATATAGTAAAACAGCTAGATGAAAAAGGAACTTTTTTGATAAAAGGTGCAGTAGAATATGTAGCAGAAGTTTTATGTGTATCAAGATATACTGTTTATAATTATCTAGATGAAATAAGGGCTGAAGGCAGATAA
- the leuS gene encoding leucine--tRNA ligase, with the protein MPYNFGKIEKKWNKAWDEKNVFKTKEDKSKEKFYQLEMFPYPSGKIHMGHVRNYSIGDVVARFKNMKGYNVLHPMGFDAFGLPAENAAIKHGVHPDKWTNENIKEMEVQLKELGLAYDWEREAVTCDQDYYKWTQWLFLQFYNKGLAYKKNYAVNWCPSCKTVLANEQVVNGLCERCDTAVTKKELDQWYFKITDYAQKLLDDIEKLEGWPEKVKIMQKNWIGRSEGAEVDFKIADSDKALKVFTTRPDTIYGATYMVLAPEHPYVKELVSGSEYEETVNTFIEKMHHLSEIERTSTDTEKEGVFIGRYAINPLTEKQIPIYIANYVLIDYGTGAIMAVPAHDQRDFDFAKKYDIEIKQVITSDEVKGELNEPYTGDGVMINSGKYDGIKASVAIKEIIDYIESAGIGKKTINFRLRDWLISRQRFWGTPIPMIYCEDCGVVPVPEDQLPVLHPKTVEFKGTKGSPLEGCEEFINTTCPKCGKPARRESDTMDTFVDSSWYFLRYTDANNNEKIFDEEKANYWMKVDQYIGGVEHAILHLLYARFFTKFMYDIGVSPVDEPFENLLTQGMVLKDGAKMSKSKGNVVSPKEIIDNYGADTARLFVLFAAPPERDLEWSDQGVEGCYRFLNRVYRLVEESVDRYNKQDDLDMTKLDNTDKEMRYSINNAIKKVTIDIEKRFNFNTAISSIMTLVNETYKYKEVEGNEEVRNILLSKAIDTILITLAPFAPFITEELWNMLGNKESIHDQKWLEYDEKAIVKDTVNIVVQVNGKVRVKLDVASGIDKAALEKIALENDKIQKFIQGKQIVKVIAIPNKLVNIVIK; encoded by the coding sequence ATGCCATATAATTTCGGAAAAATAGAGAAAAAATGGAATAAAGCATGGGATGAAAAAAATGTATTCAAAACTAAAGAAGACAAATCAAAAGAAAAATTTTATCAATTAGAGATGTTTCCATATCCATCAGGGAAAATTCATATGGGACATGTAAGAAACTATTCGATTGGTGATGTAGTTGCTAGATTTAAAAATATGAAAGGATATAATGTTCTACATCCAATGGGATTTGACGCATTTGGATTACCAGCTGAAAATGCAGCTATAAAACATGGTGTTCATCCAGATAAATGGACAAATGAAAATATTAAAGAAATGGAAGTACAATTAAAAGAATTGGGATTAGCTTATGATTGGGAGAGAGAGGCTGTTACATGTGATCAAGATTATTACAAATGGACACAGTGGTTATTCTTACAATTTTATAATAAAGGATTAGCTTATAAGAAAAATTATGCAGTTAATTGGTGCCCTTCATGTAAAACTGTTTTAGCAAATGAGCAGGTTGTAAATGGGTTATGTGAGAGATGTGATACAGCAGTAACAAAAAAAGAACTTGATCAATGGTATTTTAAAATTACAGATTATGCACAGAAATTACTTGATGATATTGAGAAACTAGAAGGATGGCCAGAGAAAGTTAAAATAATGCAAAAAAACTGGATTGGTAGAAGTGAGGGTGCTGAAGTAGATTTTAAAATAGCTGATTCAGATAAAGCATTAAAGGTATTTACAACTAGACCTGATACTATCTATGGAGCTACTTATATGGTCTTGGCACCAGAGCATCCATATGTTAAGGAATTAGTATCAGGCTCTGAGTATGAAGAAACCGTAAATACATTTATAGAAAAAATGCACCACTTATCAGAAATAGAAAGAACATCTACTGATACTGAAAAAGAAGGTGTATTTATAGGTAGATACGCGATAAATCCTTTAACTGAAAAACAAATACCAATATATATTGCAAATTATGTATTGATTGATTATGGTACCGGAGCTATAATGGCTGTACCAGCTCATGATCAAAGGGATTTTGATTTTGCTAAGAAGTATGATATTGAAATCAAGCAAGTTATTACTTCTGATGAAGTAAAAGGTGAGCTTAATGAGCCTTATACTGGCGATGGAGTTATGATAAATTCAGGAAAGTATGACGGCATTAAAGCAAGTGTTGCTATAAAAGAAATAATTGATTATATAGAAAGTGCAGGTATTGGAAAGAAAACAATAAACTTTAGATTAAGAGATTGGTTAATATCAAGACAAAGATTTTGGGGAACACCAATACCAATGATTTATTGTGAAGACTGTGGAGTTGTACCTGTACCTGAAGATCAACTACCTGTATTACATCCAAAAACAGTAGAATTTAAAGGTACTAAAGGTTCTCCACTAGAAGGATGTGAAGAATTTATTAACACTACATGTCCTAAGTGTGGTAAACCTGCTAGAAGAGAAAGTGATACAATGGATACCTTTGTAGATTCATCTTGGTATTTCTTAAGATATACAGATGCAAATAATAATGAGAAAATTTTTGATGAAGAAAAGGCTAATTATTGGATGAAGGTTGATCAATATATTGGAGGAGTTGAACACGCCATACTACATCTATTATACGCTCGTTTCTTTACAAAATTCATGTATGATATAGGTGTATCACCAGTAGATGAACCTTTTGAAAATCTTCTTACACAAGGTATGGTATTAAAAGATGGAGCAAAGATGTCAAAATCTAAAGGAAATGTTGTAAGTCCTAAAGAAATAATTGATAATTATGGAGCAGATACAGCTAGATTATTCGTATTATTCGCCGCTCCACCGGAAAGAGACTTAGAATGGAGTGACCAAGGTGTAGAGGGTTGTTATAGATTTTTAAATAGAGTTTATAGACTAGTTGAAGAATCAGTAGATAGATACAACAAACAAGATGATTTAGACATGACTAAGCTAGATAATACTGACAAAGAGATGAGATATTCTATAAATAATGCTATTAAGAAGGTTACAATTGATATTGAAAAGAGATTTAATTTTAATACAGCTATTAGTAGTATAATGACTCTTGTTAATGAAACTTATAAATATAAAGAAGTAGAAGGTAATGAAGAAGTAAGAAATATATTGCTATCTAAAGCTATAGACACAATATTAATAACGTTAGCACCATTTGCACCATTTATAACAGAAGAATTATGGAACATGCTTGGTAATAAAGAAAGTATACATGATCAAAAATGGCTTGAATATGATGAAAAAGCAATCGTTAAAGATACAGTTAACATAGTAGTGCAGGTAAATGGAAAGGTTAGAGTAAAACTAGATGTAGCTAGTGGAATAGATAAAGCTGCCCTTGAAAAAATAGCTCTAGAAAATGATAAAATACAAAAATTCATACAAGGAAAACAGATAGTTAAAGTTATAGCAATTCCTAACAAACTTGTGAATATAGTTATTAAATGA